Proteins co-encoded in one Juglans regia cultivar Chandler chromosome 16, Walnut 2.0, whole genome shotgun sequence genomic window:
- the LOC109007537 gene encoding polyadenylate-binding protein-interacting protein 12-like, producing the protein MAVAENASQDFENTTTVVSSSDLNAQNDLEISKPRNDSMDIKNDQKERSAATTFTVATDNYKSQMGQMVAGFDSNGVKSQQMRAVKSGGGYGSNNQRANGVMVRNGEDGGESFNRDMRDLEELLSKLNPMAEEFVPPSLAKNHAFFDGGAGGFGYANSFLLQANFGNANANGYTGRRRRNGYSQGKRRMNGRMTPAQREAMVRRTVYVSDIDQQVTEEQLAALFLTCGQVVDCRVCGDPNSILHFAFIEFTDEEGARAALNLSGTMLGYYPVRVLPSKTAISPVNPTFLPRSEDEREMCSRTIYCTNIDKKVTQADVKFFFESLCGEVQRLRLLGDYHHSTRIAFVEFTMAESAIAALNCSGVVLGSLPIRVSPSKTPVRPRYPRPQLH; encoded by the exons ATGGCTGTTGCTGAGAATGCTAGTCAAGATTTTGAGAATACTACTACTGTAGTATCATCATCGGACTTGAATGCGCAGAATGACCTCGAAATATCAAAACCCAGAAATGATTCGATGGATATTAAGAATGATCAGAAAGAAAGATCAGCAGCAACGACTTTCACAGTGGCGACGGACAATTACAAGTCTCAGATGGGTCAGATGGTGGCTGGGTTTGACTCTAATGGGGTCAAGAGCCAGCAGATGAGGGCGGTGAAGTCTGGTGGTGGGTATGGGAGTAATAATCAGAGGGCTAATGGGGTGATGGTGAGAAATGGAGAGGATGGGGGCGAGAGTTTCAATAGGGATATGAGGGATTTGGAAGAATTGTTATCCAAGTTGAATCCCATGGCTGAAGAATTTGTGCCTCCTTCACTAGCCAAGAATCATGCTTTCTTTGATGGTGGTGCTGGTGGGTTTGGGTATGCTAACAGTTTTTTACTTCAAGCTAATTTTGGCAATGCTAATGCCAATGGATATACTGGTAGAAGG AGGAGGAACGGCTATAGTCAGGGGAAGCGTAGGATGAACGGTAGAATGACTCCGGCACAGAGAGAGGCTATGGTTAGGAGAACTGTTTATGTGTCTGACATTGATCAACAG GTTACCGAAGAGCAGCTTGCAGCTTTGTTTCTTACTTGCGGACAG GTTGTTGATTGCCGTGTTTGTGGTGATCCTAACTCCATTCTCCATTTTGCCTTTATTGAGTTTACGGATGAAG AGGGAGCAAGGGCTGCTTTGAATCTGTCTGGGACTATGCTTGGATATTACCCTGTTAGAGTGCTGCCTTCCAAAACAGCTATTTCACCAGTGAATCCAACATTTTTGCCAAGG TCTGAAGATGAACGTGAGATGTGCTCGAGGACTATTTACTGTACAAACATTGACAAGAAG GTTACCCAAGCAGATgtcaaatttttctttgaatCACTTTGTGGGGAG GTGCAACGCCTGAGGCTACTTGGAGACTATCATCATTCAACTCGTATTGCTTTTGTCGAGTTCACAATG GCGGAAAGCGCAATTGCAGCTCTTAACTGTAGTGGTGTGGTTTTGGGTTCATTGCCAATAAG GGTAAGCCCATCAAAGACGCCTGTTCGACCCCGTTATCCTCGCCCGCAGTTGCACTGA